The stretch of DNA CAAGTACCTGGGCTGGCATGCTGACTGCATTCGTGATACCTTTGGCGTGCCCTTGTGGACCCAGGTGAGGAGAGCCATCTGGGGATTGTTGACTGTCAGGGACCCGGGAGGAGGCAGGGACCACAGCCTGAGCCCCCGTTAGGTGTTGGCACCACTCGTTGGGGTCCATGTGACTGAGGAGAAGGTGGAGCGCAACAGGGCCGCCACGGACCGGGCACTGCAGTGGCTGGAGGACAAGTTCCTGGGGGGCTGGGCCTTCCTCAACAGCCAGCAGGTGACGCTGGCTGACCTCGTGGTGCCGGAGGAGCTGGTGCAGGTACCAGCTTGGCCAGAGGAGGATTATCTGTGGGCAGCATTCCTCCTATCACCATGCCCATTACACAGACAGAAACACTGAGGCCTACAGAAAGCTAGGAATTTGCCCAGAATCACAGAGCAAGTTTCTCTTTGAACTAGTGATGGAGCCCTGACCTCCTGCTCCCCTCCTGTGTGTATTTCATGCTGGTGCTCTTGGGCCCTAATGTTGGCCACACTGCCCTGGGCCTTACGTGGGGTTTGGGGAAGGGACCTGACATTGAGGCCTCAGTATCACTTTAACTTTCCCATCCTTGTCCCCACAGCCTGTGGCTCTTGGCTGTGACCTATTTGAGGGACAGCCGAAACTGGCAGCATGGCGTGACTGAGTAGAGGCTTTCCTGGGTACTGATCTGTGCCAGGAGACCCATGGCCCCATCTTGAACATCCTAGAGCAGACGGCTAACAAAACAGTCCCGCAGCCTCCACCAGAACTCTCCCCCTATatgctattttatatttctaggatCCCCTGAGGAATCTGGAATAGGGACTGATGGTTGGAGGCCAGGAGATTAGCAATAAAGATTCATTCTTAGTTTCTTACTTGTCCTTTTTCGTCTTTTCCATCTTGCCTCAGTGTCTTGTTTCTGACCCCAGGAGGAGCTCTGCACAGGCAGGATACCTTATGTCCTTGGTAGTGCTTCTTCTCAGTGCAGCAGATACAATAATCAATAGAAGACTAAAATCTACCATATGTGAAAAGCTCTGAAAATTCaataacatgaagaaaaagaaatcaactaaAAATCAGCAAACGTcattggtcttttaaaaataatgaagactccttggggcacctgggaactcagttggttgagcgtccgacttcggctcaggtcatgatctcatggtttgtgggtttgggccctgtgtcgggctctttgctgacagctcagagcctggagcctgcttcggattctgtgtctctctctctctctgctcctcccctactcacactctgtctctctctcaaaaataaagattaaaaaaaaattttttttttaaataatgaagacTCCAACTTGAATAAAGAACCAAGaactattgttttttgtttttttaatttttattt from Felis catus isolate Fca126 chromosome D3, F.catus_Fca126_mat1.0, whole genome shotgun sequence encodes:
- the LOC101092798 gene encoding LOW QUALITY PROTEIN: glutathione S-transferase theta-2B-like (The sequence of the model RefSeq protein was modified relative to this genomic sequence to represent the inferred CDS: deleted 1 base in 1 codon; substituted 1 base at 1 genomic stop codon) produces the protein MAPHSPPHRPSCFLAQPGPWGSGWGREREGTAGVVLAPKGFSSTGHLVSGEFSQCNILQKVSTLKDGDFVLTESTAILIYLSFRYQTADHWYPSELWALFHAHKYLGWHADCIRDTFGVPLWTQVLAPLVGVHVTEEKVERNRAATDRALQWLEDKFLGGWAFLNSQQVTLADLVVPEELVQPVALGCDLFEGQPKLAAWRDXVEAFLGTDLCQETHGPILNILEQTANKTVPQPPPELSPYMLFYISRIP